The Rhizobium sp. BT03 genome has a window encoding:
- a CDS encoding DUF2934 domain-containing protein — protein sequence MSHNKDAWVSQRAYSLWESEGRPDGRGESHWAQALREFEQLELTKASPDGNDLIEKLKAAGRLMRVYDEAAPAVENDLQLKAAR from the coding sequence ATGAGTCATAATAAAGACGCCTGGGTCAGCCAGCGCGCTTATTCACTGTGGGAATCGGAAGGCAGGCCGGATGGGCGCGGGGAAAGCCATTGGGCTCAGGCGCTGAGGGAGTTCGAGCAGCTGGAGCTGACCAAAGCCTCGCCCGATGGAAACGATCTCATCGAGAAGCTGAAGGCAGCCGGGCGGCTGATGCGGGTCTATGACGAGGCGGCCCCTGCCGTCGAGAACGACCTGCAGCTGAAAGCGGCTCGTTAG
- the rplU gene encoding 50S ribosomal protein L21 translates to MFAVIKTGGKQYRVAANDVLTIEKLEATAGDSIEFTEVLVIGEGADAAIGAPFVTGASVKAEVVEQNRGKKVIAFKKRRRQNSKRSRGHRQHHTVVRITDIVAAK, encoded by the coding sequence ATGTTCGCAGTCATCAAGACCGGCGGTAAACAGTACCGTGTGGCAGCCAACGACGTGCTGACCATCGAAAAGCTGGAAGCCACCGCTGGCGACTCCATTGAATTCACCGAAGTGCTCGTGATCGGCGAAGGCGCCGACGCTGCGATCGGTGCGCCCTTCGTTACCGGCGCCTCTGTCAAGGCAGAAGTCGTCGAACAGAACCGCGGCAAGAAGGTCATCGCCTTCAAGAAGCGCCGCCGTCAGAATTCGAAGCGTTCGCGCGGCCATCGTCAGCATCACACGGTCGTCCGTATCACGGACATCGTGGCTGCCAAGTAA
- a CDS encoding DUF1993 family protein produces the protein MSISIYRLTVPMFQRGLASLKAYLDKAEAYAKEKNIDPAILVAARLAPDMLPLSGQYQRASDSAKFTLSRLTATDAPKFEDNEKTFDELRERLAKTEAYLAGFSPDALEGAETREITLPGNSGIVLPGSEYVTIFALPNFYFHVATAHAILRNQGAPIGKRDYLG, from the coding sequence ATGTCCATTTCGATCTATCGCCTCACCGTTCCGATGTTCCAGCGCGGCCTCGCCAGCCTGAAGGCCTATCTCGACAAGGCCGAAGCCTATGCGAAGGAGAAGAATATCGATCCCGCCATCCTGGTTGCCGCCCGCCTTGCGCCCGACATGCTGCCGCTCTCCGGCCAGTATCAGCGCGCCAGCGACAGCGCCAAATTCACCCTCTCCAGGCTGACCGCCACCGACGCCCCGAAGTTCGAGGACAATGAGAAGACGTTCGACGAGCTGCGCGAGCGGCTGGCCAAGACCGAAGCCTATCTCGCCGGCTTCTCCCCGGACGCGCTGGAGGGCGCGGAAACGCGTGAAATCACTTTGCCGGGCAACAGCGGCATCGTGCTTCCGGGCAGCGAATATGTCACCATCTTCGCCCTGCCGAACTTCTATTTCCACGTTGCGACCGCCCACGCCATCCTGCGCAACCAGGGTGCGCCGATCGGCAAGCGCGATTATCTCGGCTAA
- a CDS encoding ThuA domain-containing protein — protein MRKALVVWGGWQGHEPEQCAHIVADLLREDDFAVEVTGDLGIFGSPALAKADLLAPIITGETLEKPHAAALVEAVRGGLGLAGHHGALATSFKESAAFRYVSGVTWVAHPGNIIDFRVAVTRQDDPVMEGIPDFDYRSEQYYLHYDPTVEILATTTFTGAYDPAARNVVMPVVFKRHFGAGRIFYSALGHVAAEFDHPYMPLILRRGLSWAARQ, from the coding sequence ATGAGGAAGGCATTGGTCGTTTGGGGCGGCTGGCAGGGCCATGAGCCGGAGCAATGCGCTCATATCGTCGCCGACCTGCTGCGCGAGGACGATTTTGCGGTCGAGGTCACTGGCGATCTCGGCATATTCGGGTCACCGGCGCTCGCCAAAGCCGACCTGCTGGCACCGATCATCACCGGCGAAACGCTGGAAAAACCCCATGCGGCTGCCTTGGTCGAAGCCGTGCGCGGCGGGCTGGGGCTTGCCGGCCATCACGGCGCGCTCGCCACCTCCTTCAAGGAAAGCGCCGCTTTCCGCTATGTCTCCGGCGTCACCTGGGTCGCCCATCCCGGCAACATCATCGACTTTCGCGTCGCCGTCACCCGCCAGGACGATCCTGTGATGGAGGGCATTCCCGACTTCGACTATCGGTCGGAGCAATATTATCTGCATTATGATCCGACAGTCGAAATCCTGGCGACCACCACCTTCACCGGCGCCTATGATCCTGCCGCCCGCAATGTCGTGATGCCTGTTGTCTTCAAGCGCCATTTCGGTGCCGGCCGCATCTTCTATTCCGCGCTCGGCCATGTCGCCGCCGAATTCGACCATCCCTATATGCCTCTCATCCTGCGCCGCGGCCTGAGCTGGGCCGCCCGCCAGTAG
- a CDS encoding thioredoxin domain-containing protein: MTDAQWHADPLTWGTGPRSFEIFLEPTCPYSVRAFNKLDALLSQAGEDKITVKIRLQSQPWHMYSGVLVRCIIAASTLEGGKETARKVMAAIAAHREEFEFDHHAGGPNMDVTPNQIIERLEGYSGVKLKDVFAIPDLDREIKWHCKYARQNGIHVSPTFVIDGLVQADMSSGDEVGTWVKKVLGH, encoded by the coding sequence ATGACAGACGCCCAATGGCACGCCGACCCGCTCACCTGGGGAACCGGACCCCGTAGCTTCGAAATCTTTCTGGAGCCGACCTGCCCCTATTCGGTCAGAGCCTTCAACAAGCTCGATGCGCTGCTCAGCCAGGCCGGCGAAGACAAGATCACCGTCAAAATCCGTCTGCAGTCACAGCCCTGGCACATGTATTCCGGCGTCCTCGTCCGCTGCATCATCGCGGCCTCGACGCTGGAAGGCGGCAAGGAAACCGCCAGAAAGGTGATGGCCGCCATCGCGGCGCATCGCGAGGAATTCGAGTTCGACCACCACGCCGGCGGGCCGAACATGGACGTGACACCGAACCAGATCATCGAGCGCCTGGAAGGCTATAGCGGCGTGAAGCTGAAGGACGTCTTCGCAATCCCGGATCTCGACCGGGAGATCAAATGGCACTGCAAATATGCCCGGCAAAACGGCATCCACGTGTCACCGACCTTCGTGATCGATGGGCTGGTGCAGGCGGATATGAGCAGCGGCGATGAGGTTGGAACCTGGGTGAAGAAGGTGTTGGGCCACTGA
- a CDS encoding ABC transporter permease — protein MSTKAAEGAAPLATRQRRRRLPTELSIFLVLVGIALIYEALGWMFIGQSFLMNSQRLTIMILQVSVIGIIAVGVTQVIITGGIDLSSGSVVGMTAMIATSFAQSSTWGRAVFPSLTDLPAFVPIMIGLLIGAAAGLANGALIAYTKIPPFIATLGMFVSARGVAKWYTKGQPVSGITEQFHFIGTKAWPVVVFLVVALIFHIALRYTRYGKFTYAIGANPQAARVSGINIEAHLVKVYVIAGLLAGLAGIVTAARAETAQASMGVGYELDAIAATVIGGTSLTGGVGRITGTVIGTIILGVMTSGFTFLRIDAYYQEIVKGLIIVAAVVIDVYRQKKRRKH, from the coding sequence ATGAGTACCAAGGCAGCAGAGGGCGCGGCTCCGCTCGCAACCCGGCAAAGGCGGCGGCGCTTGCCGACCGAGCTCAGCATTTTCCTCGTGCTCGTCGGCATCGCGCTCATCTATGAAGCGCTCGGCTGGATGTTCATCGGCCAGAGCTTCCTGATGAATTCGCAGCGTCTGACGATCATGATCCTGCAGGTCTCCGTCATCGGCATCATCGCCGTCGGCGTCACCCAGGTCATCATCACCGGCGGCATCGATCTTTCCTCGGGCTCGGTCGTCGGCATGACGGCGATGATCGCCACAAGCTTCGCCCAATCGTCGACCTGGGGACGGGCGGTCTTTCCGTCGCTGACCGACCTGCCGGCTTTCGTGCCGATCATGATCGGCCTGCTGATCGGGGCGGCCGCGGGTCTGGCGAACGGCGCGCTCATCGCCTATACGAAAATCCCGCCGTTCATCGCAACGCTCGGCATGTTCGTTTCGGCCCGCGGTGTGGCGAAGTGGTATACGAAGGGACAGCCGGTTTCCGGGATCACCGAGCAGTTTCATTTCATCGGCACCAAGGCCTGGCCGGTCGTCGTCTTCCTCGTCGTTGCGCTGATCTTCCACATTGCGCTGCGCTACACCCGTTATGGCAAGTTCACCTATGCCATCGGCGCCAACCCGCAGGCGGCGCGCGTTTCCGGCATCAACATCGAGGCGCATCTCGTCAAGGTCTATGTGATCGCCGGATTGCTGGCGGGTCTCGCCGGCATCGTCACGGCGGCACGCGCGGAAACCGCGCAGGCCAGCATGGGCGTCGGATATGAACTCGACGCGATCGCCGCGACCGTCATCGGCGGCACCTCGCTCACCGGTGGCGTCGGCCGCATCACCGGCACCGTCATCGGCACCATCATCCTCGGGGTCATGACATCAGGCTTCACCTTCCTCAGGATCGACGCCTACTACCAGGAGATCGTCAAAGGTCTCATCATCGTCGCGGCTGTGGTCATCGACGTCTACCGGCAGAAGAAGCGCCGCAAGCACTGA
- a CDS encoding sugar ABC transporter substrate-binding protein → MKKFILGTAMALVMSTAAHAETVGVSMAKFDDNFLTVLRNGMTDYAKTLSGVTLQVEDAQNDVSKQQSQIQNFIASKVDAIIVNPVDTDATTAMSKLAADAGIPLVYVNRQPVNVDTLPEKQAFVASNEQESGTLETKEVCRILGGKGKAVVIMGELSNQAARMRTQDVHDVIKTDECKGLEIVEEQTANWDRTQGADLMTNWLSSGIEFDAVISNNDEMAIGAIQALKAAGKDMTKVVVGGVDATQDALAAMQAGDLDVTVFQDAAGQGKGALDTALKIAKGEKTEKKVYIPFQLVTPENVKDFVTKN, encoded by the coding sequence ATGAAAAAGTTTATCCTGGGCACTGCGATGGCGCTCGTCATGTCGACGGCCGCTCACGCAGAAACCGTCGGCGTTTCGATGGCGAAATTCGACGACAACTTTCTGACCGTTCTGCGCAACGGCATGACCGATTATGCCAAGACGCTTTCCGGCGTGACGCTGCAGGTCGAAGACGCGCAGAACGACGTTTCCAAGCAGCAGAGCCAGATCCAGAATTTCATCGCCTCCAAGGTCGATGCCATCATCGTCAACCCTGTCGATACCGACGCGACGACGGCAATGTCGAAGCTTGCCGCCGATGCCGGCATTCCGCTGGTTTACGTCAACCGCCAGCCGGTCAATGTCGACACGCTGCCGGAGAAGCAGGCTTTCGTCGCATCCAACGAGCAGGAATCCGGCACGCTGGAAACCAAGGAAGTTTGCCGCATTCTCGGCGGCAAGGGCAAGGCCGTCGTCATCATGGGCGAGCTTTCCAACCAGGCTGCGCGCATGCGCACCCAGGACGTCCATGACGTCATCAAGACCGATGAATGCAAGGGTCTTGAGATCGTCGAAGAGCAGACGGCCAACTGGGACCGCACCCAGGGCGCCGACCTGATGACCAACTGGCTCTCCAGCGGCATCGAATTCGACGCGGTGATCTCCAACAACGACGAAATGGCGATCGGCGCCATCCAGGCGCTGAAGGCAGCCGGCAAGGATATGACCAAGGTCGTCGTCGGCGGCGTCGACGCCACGCAGGACGCGCTTGCCGCCATGCAGGCAGGCGATCTCGACGTCACCGTGTTCCAGGACGCTGCCGGCCAGGGCAAGGGTGCGCTCGACACCGCGCTGAAGATCGCCAAGGGCGAAAAGACCGAGAAGAAGGTCTATATTCCCTTCCAGCTCGTGACGCCTGAAAACGTCAAGGACTTCGTCACCAAGAACTGA
- the galE gene encoding UDP-glucose 4-epimerase GalE produces MAGETVLVVGGAGYIGSHTCLDLANKGYKPVVFDNFSNGHREFVKWGPAEEGDIRDRARLDEVLAKHKPAAILHFAALIEVGESVKDPVSFYENNVIGTLTLLSAAQAAGINAFVFSSTCATYGLPQSVPLDETHRQVPINPYGRTKYIVEQALADYDQYRSLRSVVLRYFNAAGADFEGRIGEWHQPETHAIPLAIDAALGRRQGFKVFGSDYETRDGTCVRDYIHVLDLADAHVRAVEYLLKGGDSVALNLGTGTGTTVKELLGAIEDVSNRPFPVEYIGRREGDSHTLVANNDKARDVLGWVPQYDLSQIIRSAWNWHARSNQH; encoded by the coding sequence ATGGCAGGTGAAACGGTTCTTGTCGTCGGCGGCGCCGGCTATATCGGCTCGCATACGTGTCTCGACCTGGCGAACAAGGGCTACAAGCCTGTCGTCTTCGATAATTTTTCCAACGGCCACCGGGAGTTCGTCAAATGGGGGCCGGCGGAGGAAGGCGATATTCGCGATCGCGCCCGGCTGGACGAGGTGCTCGCCAAGCACAAGCCGGCGGCGATCCTGCATTTTGCCGCGCTGATCGAGGTCGGCGAATCGGTCAAAGATCCGGTTTCCTTCTATGAGAACAATGTCATCGGCACGCTGACGCTGCTTTCGGCGGCGCAGGCGGCCGGCATCAATGCTTTCGTCTTCTCCTCCACCTGCGCGACCTACGGCCTGCCGCAGAGCGTGCCGCTCGACGAGACGCACCGGCAGGTGCCGATCAATCCCTACGGGCGGACGAAATATATCGTCGAACAGGCGCTTGCCGATTACGACCAGTACCGGAGCCTGCGCTCGGTGGTGCTGCGTTATTTCAATGCGGCCGGCGCCGATTTCGAAGGCCGGATCGGCGAATGGCACCAGCCGGAGACGCATGCGATCCCGCTGGCGATCGACGCCGCCCTCGGCCGCCGCCAGGGCTTCAAGGTGTTCGGCAGCGATTACGAGACGCGCGACGGTACCTGCGTGCGCGACTATATCCATGTGCTGGATCTTGCCGATGCGCATGTGCGCGCCGTCGAATATCTGCTGAAGGGCGGGGATTCCGTCGCGCTCAACCTCGGCACCGGCACCGGCACGACGGTGAAGGAGTTGCTCGGCGCGATCGAGGATGTGTCGAACCGGCCTTTCCCGGTCGAATATATCGGCCGGCGCGAAGGCGATTCGCATACGCTGGTCGCCAATAACGACAAGGCGCGCGACGTGCTCGGCTGGGTGCCGCAGTATGATCTCAGCCAGATCATCCGCTCCGCCTGGAACTGGCATGCAAGATCCAACCAGCATTGA
- a CDS encoding sugar ABC transporter ATP-binding protein, producing the protein MAVSPTTMAAVRASGAVPNAEYLLSAEGVRKEFPGVVALDDVQFRLKRASVHALMGENGAGKSTLMKILAGIYIPDKGDIRLKGIEIQLKSPLDALENGIAMIHQELNLMPFMTVAENIWIRREPKNRFGFVDHGVMHRMTEELFARLNIDIDPDIEVRYLSVANRQMVEIAKAVSYNSDVLIMDEPTSALTEREVEHLFRIIRDLRAQGIGIVYITHKMNELFEIADEFSVFRDGRYIGTHASTEVTRDDIIRMMVGREITQMFPKEEVPIGEVMLSVKDLCLNGVFKNVSFEVRAGEILGVAGLVGSGRSNVAETLFGVTPASSGSIELYGKPVTISSPTEAIRHQMAFLTEDRKDTGCLLILDILENMQIAVLQDRYVKGGFVQQGAIEATCEDMAKKLRVKTPNLYERVENLSGGNQQKVLIGRWLLTNPRILILDEPTRGIDVGAKAEIHRLVTDMARNGVAVIMISSEMPEVLGMSDRIMVMHEGRVTGFLNRDEATQIKVMELAAQ; encoded by the coding sequence ATGGCCGTCAGCCCGACAACCATGGCCGCCGTGCGTGCGAGCGGTGCAGTCCCGAATGCGGAATATCTGTTGAGCGCCGAGGGCGTTCGCAAGGAATTTCCAGGTGTCGTCGCCCTCGACGACGTACAGTTCCGGCTGAAGCGCGCCTCCGTGCATGCGCTGATGGGTGAAAACGGCGCCGGCAAATCGACGCTGATGAAGATCCTCGCCGGCATCTACATCCCCGACAAAGGCGATATCCGCCTGAAAGGGATCGAAATCCAGCTGAAATCTCCGCTCGACGCGCTGGAGAACGGCATTGCCATGATCCATCAGGAACTGAACCTGATGCCGTTCATGACGGTCGCCGAAAATATCTGGATCCGCCGCGAGCCGAAGAACCGCTTCGGTTTCGTCGATCACGGCGTCATGCATCGCATGACCGAGGAGCTCTTTGCCCGGCTGAATATCGACATCGATCCCGATATCGAGGTCCGGTACCTGTCCGTCGCCAACCGGCAGATGGTCGAGATCGCCAAGGCGGTTTCCTATAATTCCGACGTGCTGATCATGGACGAGCCGACTTCGGCGCTGACGGAGCGCGAGGTCGAGCACCTCTTCCGCATCATCCGCGACCTGAGGGCGCAGGGCATCGGCATCGTCTACATCACCCACAAGATGAACGAGCTGTTCGAGATCGCCGACGAGTTCTCGGTCTTCCGCGACGGCCGATATATCGGCACGCATGCCTCGACCGAGGTGACCCGCGACGACATCATCCGCATGATGGTCGGGCGCGAGATCACCCAGATGTTCCCCAAGGAAGAGGTGCCGATCGGCGAGGTGATGCTCTCGGTCAAGGATCTCTGCCTCAACGGCGTCTTCAAGAACGTCTCCTTCGAGGTAAGGGCGGGCGAGATCCTCGGGGTGGCCGGCCTCGTCGGCTCCGGGCGGTCGAATGTCGCCGAAACATTGTTCGGCGTGACGCCGGCAAGCTCCGGTTCGATCGAGCTCTACGGCAAGCCGGTGACGATTTCTTCGCCGACCGAGGCCATCCGCCACCAGATGGCCTTCCTGACCGAGGACCGCAAGGATACCGGCTGTCTGCTGATCCTCGATATTCTCGAAAACATGCAGATCGCCGTTCTCCAGGACAGATATGTCAAGGGCGGTTTCGTGCAGCAGGGCGCCATCGAGGCGACCTGCGAAGACATGGCAAAAAAGCTGCGGGTGAAGACGCCCAATCTTTACGAGCGGGTGGAAAATCTGTCGGGCGGCAATCAGCAGAAGGTGCTGATCGGGCGCTGGCTGCTCACCAATCCGCGCATCCTCATCCTCGACGAGCCGACGCGCGGCATCGATGTCGGGGCCAAGGCGGAGATCCACCGGCTGGTCACCGACATGGCGCGAAACGGCGTGGCGGTCATCATGATCTCGTCCGAGATGCCCGAGGTTCTCGGGATGAGCGACCGCATCATGGTCATGCATGAGGGCCGCGTGACCGGTTTCCTCAATCGCGATGAAGCAACGCAGATCAAGGTGATGGAGCTGGCTGCGCAGTGA
- a CDS encoding alkaline phosphatase family protein — MQDPTSIEPAGIESDRRPNILLITADQWRGDCLSAIGHSCVKTPNVDALSREGTLFRRHYAGAAPCSPARATLYTGLYQMNHRVCRNGSPLDARFDNLALAARRAGYDPTLFGYTDTAPDPRGMDANDPHLTTYEGVLPGFTARQLLPEHERQWLSWLRSRGHRDAVSRDIHIPVGARAGDISDAAPAYSSDETQTAFLAGEFIRWLGEQDGPWFAHVSFLRPHPPFSVPEPFNRMFRAGDGPAFARAANAQTEEASHPYLAYAMPRTGKSSFIHGATGPLSDWDGEDFAAIRAIYYGMIAEVDAQLGRIWQALKDAGAWDDTLIVFTSDHAEMAGDHWTLGKGGFFDGSYHIPLVIRDPVSSVAGGVVDDFTSAADIFPTVCQRLGIEAKNGLDGRSLMPFVNGASGPGWRDAAFWEFDFRDIAGGETERYFGLRSNECNLAVIRDARFKYVHFAALPPLLFNLHDDPMELDNLAADPAYAATRLDYAEKLLSLRARHLDQTLAYTELTEKGPATRRP, encoded by the coding sequence ATGCAAGATCCAACCAGCATTGAGCCAGCCGGAATTGAGAGCGACCGCCGGCCGAATATCCTGCTGATCACCGCGGATCAATGGCGCGGCGATTGCCTGTCGGCCATCGGCCATTCTTGCGTGAAAACGCCCAATGTCGATGCGCTGTCGCGGGAGGGCACCCTCTTCCGGCGGCATTATGCCGGCGCGGCACCCTGCTCGCCGGCGCGGGCGACGCTCTATACCGGCCTCTACCAGATGAACCACCGCGTCTGCCGCAATGGTTCGCCGCTCGATGCGCGCTTCGACAATCTGGCGCTGGCCGCCCGGCGGGCGGGCTATGACCCGACGCTGTTCGGCTATACCGACACGGCGCCCGATCCGCGCGGTATGGATGCCAATGACCCGCATCTGACGACCTATGAAGGCGTGCTGCCGGGCTTTACCGCACGCCAGCTGCTGCCGGAGCATGAAAGGCAGTGGCTCTCCTGGCTCAGGTCCCGTGGTCATCGGGACGCCGTCAGCCGCGACATTCATATTCCCGTCGGCGCGCGCGCCGGCGACATTTCCGATGCGGCGCCGGCCTATTCCAGCGACGAGACCCAGACGGCGTTCCTCGCCGGCGAGTTCATCCGCTGGCTGGGCGAACAGGACGGGCCATGGTTTGCGCATGTCTCCTTCTTGCGGCCGCATCCGCCCTTTTCCGTGCCGGAGCCGTTCAACCGAATGTTCCGGGCCGGTGATGGGCCGGCTTTTGCGCGCGCGGCCAACGCCCAAACGGAAGAGGCAAGTCATCCCTATCTCGCCTATGCCATGCCGCGCACCGGCAAGAGCAGTTTCATCCACGGCGCGACGGGACCGCTCAGCGACTGGGATGGCGAGGATTTCGCGGCGATCCGAGCGATCTATTACGGCATGATCGCAGAGGTCGATGCGCAGCTCGGCCGGATCTGGCAGGCCCTGAAGGATGCGGGCGCCTGGGACGATACGCTTATTGTCTTCACCTCGGATCACGCCGAGATGGCAGGCGATCACTGGACGCTGGGGAAGGGCGGCTTCTTCGACGGCAGCTACCACATTCCGCTTGTCATTCGCGATCCCGTAAGCAGCGTCGCTGGCGGGGTCGTCGACGATTTCACCAGTGCCGCGGACATTTTTCCCACAGTTTGCCAAAGGCTCGGCATCGAGGCGAAGAACGGGCTCGACGGCCGGTCACTGATGCCCTTTGTCAACGGCGCAAGCGGACCGGGTTGGCGGGACGCGGCATTCTGGGAGTTCGATTTCCGCGATATCGCCGGGGGCGAGACGGAGCGGTATTTCGGGCTCAGGTCGAACGAGTGCAATCTTGCGGTGATCCGCGACGCGCGGTTCAAATACGTGCATTTTGCCGCCTTGCCGCCGCTGCTCTTCAATCTCCACGACGATCCGATGGAGCTCGACAATCTCGCGGCCGATCCGGCCTATGCGGCGACCCGGCTTGACTATGCCGAAAAGCTGCTGTCGCTGCGGGCACGGCATCTCGATCAGACGCTCGCCTATACCGAGCTGACGGAAAAAGGGCCGGCGACGCGCCGGCCCTGA
- a CDS encoding DUF6880 family protein — translation MAAKTTLNAKNLEALGAQRLAELLIEISTGSAAHKRRLRMELAGNQGSTEVAREIRKRLGSIARAQSVIEWHKVKAVNADLETQRSAIVTVVAADDPKEAFDLIWQFLAVADSIFHRSNSNDIAFTETFHQACADAGVIARAAGIGIDVLADKVFAALQDNDHGQYDPLITEIVPVLGKDGLERLKGLLVQWLKEEEEKPADADRETFGWGSGPTYLDEIYARHRQQRARIALQDIADAENDVDAFIAQQPEETLRMPMVAIAISDRLLLAGRAEEALRILDGVDHRGWFEMPFEWQEARVETLEALGRGDEAQAYRWQCFEQSLNGEHLRAFLRKLADFDDIEAEEKAFAFAHGFPDVHRALAFFLAWPLPAEAAKLIFRRQAELDGDRYELMTSGAEMLGEKHPLAATVLLRSMIGFTLDNGRSSRYRHAARHLAECASLAPHIDDFGSARPHDAYVAELKRQHRKRHGFWSLLL, via the coding sequence ATGGCAGCAAAGACGACTCTCAACGCAAAAAACCTGGAAGCGCTCGGCGCGCAGCGTCTCGCCGAACTGCTGATCGAAATCAGCACCGGCAGCGCCGCCCATAAGCGACGTCTGCGCATGGAACTGGCCGGCAATCAGGGCAGCACCGAGGTCGCCCGTGAGATCCGCAAGCGCCTCGGCAGCATCGCACGAGCGCAGAGCGTCATCGAATGGCATAAGGTAAAAGCCGTCAACGCGGACCTCGAAACACAGCGATCCGCGATCGTTACCGTCGTGGCCGCCGACGATCCGAAGGAAGCGTTCGATCTCATCTGGCAATTCCTTGCCGTTGCCGATTCGATATTCCACCGATCCAACAGCAACGACATCGCCTTCACCGAGACCTTCCATCAGGCATGCGCCGATGCCGGCGTCATCGCCAGGGCCGCGGGGATCGGTATCGATGTCCTTGCCGACAAGGTTTTCGCTGCCTTGCAGGATAACGACCACGGCCAATATGACCCGCTGATCACCGAAATAGTTCCGGTGCTGGGTAAGGACGGCCTGGAACGTTTGAAGGGCCTCCTGGTGCAATGGTTGAAGGAAGAGGAGGAGAAGCCTGCCGATGCCGACCGGGAAACTTTCGGCTGGGGCAGCGGACCGACCTATCTGGACGAGATCTATGCCAGGCATCGGCAACAGAGGGCGCGCATCGCTCTGCAGGACATTGCCGATGCTGAGAATGATGTCGATGCCTTCATCGCCCAGCAGCCGGAAGAGACCTTAAGGATGCCGATGGTCGCGATCGCGATTTCCGACCGCTTGCTCCTGGCTGGGCGCGCCGAGGAAGCATTGAGGATTTTGGACGGCGTCGATCACCGGGGATGGTTCGAAATGCCTTTTGAATGGCAGGAAGCCCGCGTCGAAACGCTCGAAGCGCTCGGACGGGGGGACGAAGCGCAGGCCTATCGATGGCAATGCTTCGAGCAGTCGCTGAACGGCGAGCACCTTCGCGCTTTCCTGCGAAAGCTCGCCGACTTCGACGACATCGAGGCCGAGGAGAAGGCGTTCGCCTTCGCGCACGGCTTTCCGGATGTTCATCGAGCCCTTGCCTTTTTCCTTGCCTGGCCCTTGCCGGCCGAAGCCGCGAAACTCATCTTCAGGCGCCAGGCGGAACTGGACGGCGACCGTTACGAGCTGATGACGTCGGGCGCCGAAATGCTGGGGGAGAAACACCCGCTCGCAGCGACCGTGCTGTTACGCTCAATGATCGGCTTCACTCTCGATAACGGCCGATCCAGCCGTTACCGGCATGCCGCGCGCCATCTGGCGGAATGCGCCTCGCTCGCGCCTCACATCGACGATTTCGGCAGCGCCCGGCCTCACGACGCCTATGTTGCCGAGCTGAAGCGCCAACATAGAAAGAGGCATGGCTTCTGGAGCCTGCTGCTCTAA